The Pieris napi chromosome 11, ilPieNapi1.2, whole genome shotgun sequence DNA segment GTAATTTGCATACCATATGCAACAAAATTACCTGGAGATATCAAAGATGctgtaagtatataaatatgtactagtaataatcaaagataaattaaaaaacattatttaactaaGTCTGCATATATTGAATCAATATCAAAAGCAGATGTTACCTTAAAgatattaacttttatggtTAATGTTGATTCGCTTTTATTTGAAAGTTTCAAAAAACCAAATGTAGACATTAGAcaggtatttaataattcttgACATATAAGAGCGCTTATTTGTGCAGAAGTTTAGCGCAATTATGTGCtaaacatataattttgttgtaaaGTATGCTgtgaaaaagttttttaataatagttttgtttCAGGTTGAACCAGCAATAATGCATGATTTTATGATATCatcatataaaatgtttagaatGTTTATGGGATTTTTTAGAGAAATTCTACCTGAAGATACATATGCAATCTGTGAAAAATTCTTTACTCCAGTAAGTGTTAATACAAGAATAGttgtgaaacaataattaaaatataatttcatgtGTTTCTAAATATGATTTCAGTATATCTCTAGCAGAAATGTAACAAATGATCTGAGCAATGTCATACAGGGCATTAACTATTTACCTTTagagaaaaatacattttttaaagttatttgttttattgatttacttGAAGTAAATTATCCAGACTTCaaatgtatttcatttttgtACAATGATCAGCTTATCTGGTAAGTTTTGCATATGCTATGCTgatgtttacaatttatttatttatcaacgggtaatttatttaaaggctTTTGCAGGAATGGCTTATGCAAAGACGACATGCTGACACTATACCAATATCTAATACATAATTTGCTACCCAAACAAGTGGAAAAGGAAATTCAAGGAGGTGCTGTTACTGCAGCTGAAAGACACGGTCGTTTCATCAGTCCCCCTGAGGGCATACATAGTGAGgatgatttaaaaaagattattaaagtttacttAATACGAGAAGATGATAATGAAGCAAAGGCATATTATCttgttatttatagaacaCTGAGTGCTACTGTTAGCTTTACTGTCGTTGGTATGTGAACAATGTCTTTGAATCAAATATGTTACAGCTATGCcacataattatattgtacaaccttttttttttacagaaaataCCAATCTGGATCTGTCAACATTCAGATCACTTGACACTTTCATTGGTCCAAAACTTTCTACAATTGCCTCATCAATAGGAGAACAATGCACTATGCATGCTTTAGTAAATGCTCAAATCACCCCAACCGatcacaaatttttatattttaataaactcaaCTTAGCTTTAAAAACATCTGTAAGTATGTAATTACCCAGTTAGGTTTAacgtataaattaattaccaatattatattttttttgttttagatgCCATCAAACAGTATAACTCCATCGACTGCAGTCAGCCCAGAGGTTTTGAATATAATTGCTGAAATACACAATGATCACAGAAGGTAAGTTTCACTGCAACTTGTCTACACAACACAATcattatggtaggggagcccacgatgctaaatggggatttactcgagcgtcgtagagacctattgggatgcaaagcttagataaaaagaagaaaaaaatgttatatgataaattccttttcatcggtgggggaagcggctatagatagttaaatatgtaaaaaaaaactgttgcatggacatcctcgagcgcgtcagatattgatagcatttatgccctacgtatttttaataatgtacgtatgttaatctgatcgtttgcatgatgcgggtggttgtatttaagggttgaaaatttaaaaaaaaaaaaatttatcgagcgcgtcagattttctaagggagtgttaagtgcaccaaaaaaaagctctcattcactaatctgacgatttcaatgggacgcaaacccacagccattttcttaatttgcaaaaaaaaaatcgcaattttgaaatactcaagcgcgtcagattaagatatatgtggttcatctttatgttctaaacgtactgtctcataatctgacgattatctagagggattcgcctgatctgccaaaaaaaaaaatagaaaaacggttcacctaaagggccatccctgcaacttcccgctaattccattcctgggcgcttaaaattgatattttgagctcgctgagttcaaagaaataacatttctatgcatttgagctctcccagctcgaaagtctgatagaagtttcatagaacactatttttggaattttcaaaccgcaataacttttgaatggatcaagcaattttcacgcggttggcggcattcgacgcagttttatcatcctcataaataattttgcaattttaattgatcgaaccacaaatttcggagtaatcccgaaaaaacactttttcgggtttctttcgtgtacgatatctctcgaacgaatcaaccgcttttgaccagcttggtggcgatcgacgtggtttttcaagctcaaaagcggattagtttttgaagttgatcgataaagaaaccactttaaaaaaaaatatttcttatttttttaagatttttcaaaatttctcaaaatctatcggtccgaatcggttcaaattcacaggaaatgtaattttgagggaaatatttagaacgccgtttagtagattccgatcggtttaaggaaatgtaggcatcacgcagctgcacgcatttaactttatcgacgaatttttgttatttcggcttgcggaaatcgtcagattatatatttttcattattcttgaattatttccttcaaaataaaaaaaaaattagctacgctcgacaatgtcgagatgacgttttttttttaca contains these protein-coding regions:
- the LOC125053718 gene encoding vacuolar fusion protein CCZ1 homolog; translated protein: MIDIINKIDSFFIFNSNFGPREGDELKRILYFYPGQVNSDIQKTQVGLCEAVVKFMTTFSSAPCEALQTQSKRYIFYQPEKNFWMVLVICIPYATKLPGDIKDAVEPAIMHDFMISSYKMFRMFMGFFREILPEDTYAICEKFFTPYISSRNVTNDLSNVIQGINYLPLEKNTFFKVICFIDLLEVNYPDFKCISFLYNDQLIWNGLCKDDMLTLYQYLIHNLLPKQVEKEIQGGAVTAAERHGRFISPPEGIHSEDDLKKIIKVYLIREDDNEAKAYYLVIYRTLSATVSFTVVENTNLDLSTFRSLDTFIGPKLSTIASSIGEQCTMHALVNAQITPTDHKFLYFNKLNLALKTSMPSNSITPSTAVSPEVLNIIAEIHNDHRSLGKYGEIIIKTPDEYWITGKSSNDREFYVVMQKNANLKEIADEVKRICEMQMKGIFFYPM